A region of Phyllostomus discolor isolate MPI-MPIP mPhyDis1 chromosome 15, mPhyDis1.pri.v3, whole genome shotgun sequence DNA encodes the following proteins:
- the LOC114512443 gene encoding collagen alpha-1(I) chain-like has translation MWAERGANTYGDWRGPPTNPAARGWDRRGGTPPRAPLAAGAAGVEGGGTRAAPHPASGTDLTGNRGGPPGGRVGTAWLTRRHHRARGPGPESAERPLPPGRATQRRRPATAARGAPAGDTGTRGPPPSRNAAARADQGAAAGGPAERGAHTQGRGGPGPAGGEQAAEETRQGGPHRPTGCGAPGRRRQGAGEETGLPRGEGRGGPKRQTRGEAGKKTREASRLRQGARGVSPPKGLRAQGRSRGTRNGDCLLSKAPSASRGPAPTAGGATAARQTPFFSILDPAIRTGPWPPRRGEGRPPSSPLSSQHKPPGPARGPRPAWDAPQHGPSPAPDPARAARRRLRARHRAQEARKRDTPRDGRRRPPSSPPHARDGGEPRNAHAGVPETAAPPRRDAGPARRDPPPTRRGEARPLVRQNGVGPLQAKEGPRAQHDNTTCDAKSLTRFRRGGGWGVRYPKAPSRIAREGFLTEGASPPTPPGTPAGPARAQGPAHGGRQARGGGSGRRVQEGLCPSHTRAAASVRDRGRHHSGVPAAGPGQEREATTPTRPRAPDRRPGAPQEHHREPGDTRSHAPRGARDAAGEWPSPPRGGPPKETATEGKSGVSAASTRPRNPIPSPQGGRQGSEVGPGSAPLPNFHAPPPGGRAGRGARGRSEKSGPIRHECPSLVRHGLGPARESATSPHRSSQKASTPSVPGQEGQGAWGKPGGRGWQGPRASLTTQAQQTGECSLRGQHTEHKPGPTRTGPWHTPRSSFPRGNRDGKARLRLAVREPHRTADRQRVPTLLVVQSAESGLNNDGSRRRGSIHGSRGPPGREARPHATQHDRHHPQTFLKYL, from the exons ATGTGGGCCGAGCGCGGGGCAAACACGTACGGAGACTGGCGCGGCCCCCCCACGAACCCCGCCGCGAGGGGGTGGGACCGGAGGGGCGGGACGCCCCCCCGCGCCCCGCTGGCCGCCGGCGCGGCGGGCGTGGAGGGCGGCGGCACGAGGGCGGCCCCGCACCCCGCGAGCGGCACCGACCTGACGGGCAACCGCGGGGGCCCGCCGGGCGGGCGCGTCGGGACGGCGTGGCTCACGCGACGCCACCACCGGGCGAGGGGGCCCGGGCCGGAGAGCGCGGagaggcccctccctcccggcaGAGCGACGCAGAGACGCCGCCCTGCGACGGCCGCCCGGGGCGCGCCCGCGGGAGACACGGGGACCCGGGGTCCGCCGCCCTCACGCAACGCCGCCGCGCGGGCCGACCAGGGTGCGGCCGCGGGGGGGCCCGCAGAGCGAGGCGCACACACCCAGGGGCGCGGCGGCCCCGGGCCGGCCGGGGGCGAGCAGGCGGCAGAGGAGACAAGACAGGGCGGCCCCCACAGACCGACGGGGTGCGGCGCgccggggcggcggcggcagggcgCGGGCGAGGAGACCGGGCTCCCGCGAGGCGAGGGGCGGGGTGGCCCGAAAAGGCAAACCCGCGGCGAGGCGGGGAAGAAGACCAGAGAAGCGAGTCGGCTTCGCCAGGGCGCGCGCGGGGTCTCACCGCCCAAAGGCCTCCGAGCACAGGGGCGGTCCCGCGGCACCCGGAACGGCGACTGCCTCCTGTCGAAAGCGCCATCAGCCTCACggggcccagcccccaccgccGGCGGCGCCACCGCCGCCCGGCAAACACCTTTCTTTTCCATCCTCGACCCCGCCATCCGAACGGGGCCCTGGCCCCCACGCCGCGGGGAGGGCCGTCCTCCTTCATCTCCTCTCTCCAGCCAACACAAGCCCCCGGGTCCGGCCCGGGGTCCGCGCCCTGCGTGGGACGCCCCACAACACGGGCCGAGCCCGGCTCCCGACCCTGCCCGCGCAGCGCGCCGCCGGCTGCGGGCTCGGCACAGGGCCCAGGAGGCCAGGAAGCGGGACACACCAAGGGACGGGAGGAGGCGCCCCCCCTCGTCCCCTCCCCACGCACGCGACGGGGGAGAGCCACGCAACGCCCACGCAGGCGTGCCAGAGACCGCAGCGCCCCCCCGCCGGGACGCCGGCCCGGCCCGGCGGGATCCTCCCCCAACTCGGCGAGGGGAGGCGCGGCCGCTGGTCAGGCAAAACGGTGTCGGGCCCCTCCAGGCGAAGGAGGGGCCCCGCGCCCAACACGACAACACGACGTGCGACGCCAAGTCGCTAACGCGCTTCAGGAGGGGCGGCGGCTGGGGGGTCCGGTACCCCAAGGCACCCTCTCGGATCGCTAGAGAAGGCTTTCTCACCGAGGGCGCGTCGCCCCCAACCCCACCGGGCACCCCCGCCGGGCCCGCGAGGGCGCAGGGTCCGGCACACGGAGGGAGACAGGCCCGGGGAGGAGGATCGGGTCGGCGGGTGCAGGAGGGGCTTTGCCCAAGCCACACAAGGGCAGCGGCGAGCGTTCGCGATCGGGGCC GCCACCACAGCGGCGTCCCGGCAGCGGGCCCCGGTCAGGAACGGGAAGCGACAACACCGACTCGGCCTCGGGCACCTGACAGACGACCTGGAGCGCCCCAGGAGCACCACAGAGAGCCGGGCGACACGCGCTCGCACGCCCCAAGAGGGGCGCGCGACGCGGCGGGAGAATGGCCCTCCCCACCGCGGGGAGGGCCACCCAAGGAGACAGCCACGGAGGGCAAGAGCGGAGTGTCCGCTGCGTCAACGAGACCCCGGAACCCCATCCCCTCGCCACAGGGCGGAAGGCAGGGCAGCGAGGTCGGGCCGGGGTCCGCACCCCTCCCCAATTTCCACGCGCCACCACCAGGCGGCAGGGCGGGGAGAGGAGCCCGCGGGCGGAGCGAGAAGAGCGGTCCCATTCGCCATGAATGTCCGTCCCTCGTCCGGCATGGCTTAGGCCCGGCCCGGGAGAGCGCGACGTCACCACATCGATCAAGCCAGAAGGCAAGCACACCCAGCGTCCCCGGCCAGGAAGGCCAAGGAGCGTGGGGCAAACCCGGTGGGCGTGGGTGGCAGGGACCACGGGCCAGCCTCACCACGCAAGCGCAGCAAACAGGAGAGTGCAGCCTGCGGGGGCAACACACGGAGCACAAGCCGGGGCCGACGCGCACGGGCCCCTGGCACACCCCACGCTCCTCTTTTCCCCGCGGAAACAGGGACGGGAAAGCCAGGCTACGACTCGCAGTCCGAGAGCCCCACAGGACCGCCGACAGACAGCGTGTCCCCACTCTTCTCGTGGTACAATCTGCCGAATCGGGGCTGAACAACGACGGGTCACGGAGGCGGGGCTCCATCCACGGGTCTCGGGGACCTCCCGGAAGGGAGGCGCGGCCACATGCCACCCAGCACGACCGCCACCATCCCCAGACTTTCCTCAAGTATCTCTAA